TTAACAGGAAGAATTGTAGTTCAAGGTTTGTCCGGTTGAGGCCATTCCTTGTATTGGGATCACGTGTTGATTTATGGTTCAGAGTTGCGGGGTTATGTTCGACTGTAATTTGGACTGTAATTTGAAGACGGTTAACAAAGTGATTTTGACTAGAAAATCCCTACTATTCTAAAGTGTATAGAAACAGTTTAAGGAAGTAGGTTATGTCGGAAAGACAAACGAATTTCTCAGAACTCGACTAATCTTTCAAAATAATTAGAAACTGTAGCTAAACTATGGATGATTCAGACACCACAGCAATTCTGCCAGATGATACTCTATCATATCGGAACGATGAAACCTCGGGTAAGGACTCATTTAACCACCACGACGAGGCTGAAGAAGAAAAGAGTAGCCCAAGACCGCCGTTCGCTTGCCCCCTTTCAGTTTCCGTAGAGCCAGTGTTATTTCTCTCCATGTTTTCGCTGGCGCTGCAGATGCCACTGTCTACGCAGTACTTGTGGGACCGCATAAGTGAAGACCTTGGTTACAATGGCTCCAAGGCAGAGGGATGTGGCAACACGTCTAGAATCCCTGATCCACTTGAAAAGGTATATAGCTCTATAAATAGGTAAAGTCATATATTAAATAGCAATTAAAGAGACTGGAGAATTAGAGATTTGCAGTGTGTGGCTTTGTCAACACCAATAAATACTTATATGTTAGCCTTTGTTACTTTTCAGCCCTCCTTAAACCATAAGGTTACATTTCCCAATAATTGTTCTGCACAGTAATGTCTTACATTGTTGCTCATTAGACTTTACTCTCTTCTATCAGGAAGTGGAGACCATGACTGCTCACTGGAACCTTTACATCAACCTGGGGGGGTTTACTGTGGGGCTGTTTGTGGTGACATTACTGGGCTCCTGGAGTGACCTCAGAGGGCGCAGGCCGGTCCTCATCCTACCCAGCTTGGGAATGGCCCTCCAGGCCTCCATCTACTTGCTGGTGATGTACCTAAAGCTGCCTGTGGCCTGGTTCCTCTTGGGCAGACTGCTCAGTGGCCTCTCAGGGGACTTCAACACCCTCCTGGCTGGCTGCTTTGCTTACGTGGCTGACACCAGTGACCGAGGCTCCCGCACTTTTAGAGTGGCAGTGTTGGAGGCGTGCCTGGGCTTAGCAGGCATGCTGGCCAGCATCATCGGAGGGCAGTGGCGGAAAGCACAAGGGTAAGACTACAACATACTTTACTTACAGTGTAATGTATTTGGTACCATTTGTAAATAAGGGGACTTGTTTTGGCATTGTCTCGTGTCAGATATTGCAGCATTGCAGCATTGCGGCAACTCCTTGTGCTTTGATGTTCATTAAGGATGTCTTAAAATGACACTCAAATGCTTTCTTATGGAGAGAAAAAAGCAGCTatgctctcttttcttttttcagatACATAAACCCTTTCTGGCTAGTCCTGGCCACCAACCTGGCTTCTGCTCTGTACGCCTACCTGTTTGTCCCAGAGTCTGTGACTCCTGACTCCAGTGCTAAACTCTTCACCCCACGTCACCACCGGGCAGTGTACTGCCTCTTCTCCATTGAGGGAAGCACAAACCAGATTGATGGAAAGTTCCATCGCTACAAGTTGTGGCTCTACACTCTATGTTTCTTCATAGTAGTGACTGTGCACTTTGGCAGCAGGGAGCTGTTTGTGCTGTATGAGCTGAGTGCTCCTCTGTGCTGGGGCCCTGGTCTGATAGGATATGGATCTGCAGCCCTGCACCTGACCTACCTGAGCAGCCTTCTGGGGTTAAAGGTCATGCAACGCTGCCTGGAGGACACATGGATAGCCATGGTGGGTCTGGCATCCAATATAGCTGGCCTGGTGGTCATCTCAGTGGCAAACACTACGGTCCTCATGTTCACAGGTAATATGATGTTGGAAAGGTGGCTGACCTTTAGCTCCACATTGTGTACACACAACAATATTCAATTGCTAGCTCAGCTGGTAATGGTTCACCACCTTGGACTTTAGGCCTGTAAGCTCACATGCTTTTGAAGGTGGAGATAAGTGTGTGATATACATAGTACCAATAATCAACTCCCTCCCCATAACAAAGATGTTGGATGTGAGTAATTACTGACCAATGAGACTGGGTTGTAGCCAAAGGCTAATAGTAATCGCCACAATCGCTTTTGCTGTTATGGTGGAACACCAGTGGTGAGTGTTGTGTTTCTCCTTTGATTAGGGTATGGGGTATGTTGTCTTGCCATGGCATCCACTCCAGTCCTCAGGTCAAAGTTGTCAAAGTTGGTGGGCCCTTCAGAACAAGGTAAGTCAGTGCCTTGATAAACCGTTTGCTTTTGGGTCTGAAAATTTGAGTTTCTAGACTAATCTGATATTATCGATTGCATGTGTCTCGTTATGTCTAGATTGATATTTCATGGATAGTTATTTTTGTGACTTATAGATACTGCCATTTGAGTCAGTAGTTAgtcgttatatatatatatataagataAGATAAATCCATTTATAAGATAAATGGAAAAGCTAAAAACATCTTTCTatgctgtgtttctgtctgctaGGGGCCCTGTTTGCCTCTGTGGcctgtgtggaggagctgtGTTCTCTTGTGGCCAGTGGTGTCTTCAACTCTCTCTACCCAGCCACCCTGCACCTCATGAAGGGCTTCCCTTTCCTCTTCGctgccatcctcctcctcatcccagcaGGGATCATGGGGTGAGTGTCAGCAGTGGTTATAACAGAACAAGAAAGATCTTCTCTGattctttttgtcatgtcaaTTAATGTTTTATTATATTTTGTAATATTTTACTACATTGTCGCTATACATTTTAAAAACTTTTACTTTTCATGTAGTTTGTGAACAAATTTAATTTAATATATGTTGTTTATCCAGGATACTGGAGTTCCAGAGTCAAAGAAGAGACACAAGAGATGATTCAACAACATCCTGACAGTGAAAAATCAAGGAATCAAGGACACATCAAAGAGAAAGGAAACCTATCTTTTTATGGCTTGCAACTGTCGTTTCACTAAAGTAGCTCTTGGAAAGTCAGCAGACAGTTATTAGATTGCACAAAGGGGGGATTCTTTAGCAGTGAAAACCAAAGACCCCAAACCCATTGACTGACATTACATACATTGACTGAAACAGTACTGTAGATCTTGTAATGTGAGACAGAGATTGTATGCCTTTTTTTACACATTTATTTTATCTCAAATCCCAATGTAATGTGCACTGACAGGCAAATACAGAGGCAGTACTTTCTAATCAATCATAATGCAATTTTCACTCACATCCTGTTTTACTTGTTTAAAATCAGAAAGTGCTGACTGAGCTCTAACAGTGAACTGATATAGAAACCGAGGGATAAAGAAAAAAGTCATTTGTTAGGGATGACTGATTAAATGTCAAGTAATGAAACTGATATTTCTAAATTGTGGTAGCATTTACAGCACAGGGAATCACTTACAGGTGATGACCACACTTCCCATTGACAAAAAAATCTGGCTCAGGCTTTTATCTTGTAAAAAATACTCAATATCCCAAAACAAGCGTTAAAAAAACTCCAACAAATGTGAAATTTAATAATGCAGTCATGATATTGCAAGGTTAGTGAATAGATCAACCTCTGTCAAACATGTCCAGACGCAACCATTAATATTACTGGGCATATGGCCTTTCATTGGCTTTCTGCTGCAGTCTGGGATTACTAAATTACAATGCTGCCCATACCATCCACAACACTGATGGTCCCTCTGAAACTCCCTGATGTACCCTTATCGAACTACATGACAACCCAGGAGCACAAggccacagcaaacacacactctttcacacacaccaggtcagGCCACAGTATCAGAAGGAACGGGATCTTCCATAACTGGTTTAAATGGCTCAAGGGGAGAGGATAGGTTAACAATGGCAGCAACACTGTCACACAGTATTTTTTTACATACATAATGTTCCTGGATTGGTGACAGAAAATCAAGCGAGAAACTTTTCAGGATCTAACCTCCTGGCCTGGATTTTCCTGTGCAGTATACATTTTGTAATTTTTTCATGCAAGTGCAATTAATTTATAGTTACCTGATAAAGTATTGAAATTGTTTATATATTTtcaacaattgacttttaaagtatttttgcTGAACTGTGAACAATTATGAAAATAATCATGCATATGAGATCGAGAATGTGATTTACTGTCCTTAATGTAATTTATTGCACTACAAATAGAATACTCAGGGTTAATTTAGTTTCTCACGTGTCTTCAAATGATTGCAAACAATATAATCattatttgattaaaaaaatgttttgtagtTTATTTGCTACCTATTGAGTATTGAGCAACATCCACACATAAGGCATAAGAAATGGTGAGCTTTTGACCGGATTGATGTCAGCCTGTCAGCACACATCATTTGATTGAACAATAACTGATAACCTACTGACTTTAGCATATACATTTACCATAACTCTTTGCATACTTTAATCACATGTACTACTAATCAGATACTGCTTCTTATCACAGAAGGAGTAGGATGTTTTGTTATATTTTCACAGATATTTCACAGACATTATTTAGACAGGTGTTTTGCTGCTGCATTGATAAGATAAATCATTGTAGTGGGATAGTGCTGGCTGTTACTTCTGTACTTGGCGGCTCCAATACAAATATTGACCAACTCAGGCAGGTTAACAACTATCAAGGACTCTCGCAATTATACCCTGAACAAGGGAACCACAAGTACAGTAAATATTATGTGGTTAActgaaaaaatgttttacaacaTATTGTGGCTTTCCCTTACAAGACTGATGGACTAATCCTGAAAAGCAGCACCTCAAGGTATATTTAGGTGTTCTGAAGCCAGATATTCTTGGAACAGTGAGAGTCTAGGAGAAAGAAGCTATAAAACTGTTAATCACTTGATGTTGCCTTAGGCTTGCTGCATGGTCTGTATCATGTTTGTTGTTCCTATATACTGTAGATGAGTGCTAAGTCTATAAGGAATCTATAATGTTCCGTATAGATTCCGTTTACTTTGCTGGATTAAACTAACTGCAACCACCCTTGAGGACCCAATCGCCATGTCCAGTCACTGCATAAGTTGACTCCACTTGCTTTCCATCATATCCCAGAAATGAGCCAAGAAGCATGCTGGCTTTCATTTCAGCACTATGACAGGAAACGAATGAAATGAAACCGTGAGCACACACAGCATTTTTTGTAATTGGAACACAAGAGACTTGTACCTTTAAGGCAAATAAAAACTGATAAAGAAATGCGATATTAGTTTGTTGTTAACACTTCTAGCTGCAATGTTACATAGAATCTCATAGCAGTCAGGAATGGAGTCAAaatggggagaatgtccctgtacttactgtaagtcgctctggataagagcgtctgctaaattactaaatgtaaatgtaaatggataaTGCTGGCTGTCAGAGTTAGCTAACATAATATTAGACTGTTTATTTCCTGAGAAAAACACAGTTAACCTGATCACACATATTTAATTACCATAGTTCAGACTTTTTCATACACTTGTTGTTCCCAAAATCATACACTGTAAACCCAGATTTTGTTTCTAATTAAACTTACGAGTAATCATTACTTATACTTTTATGTTTAGTTAAAACCTGCTATCTTTACTAAACAACATTAGTTGTTTGTACTATTTAGCTGAAAGATTCATTGCACTAATCATGTTTAGCAGAGATAACTTGGTATGTTTACTTTTataagaaaggggagggggctaATTCAAAAACCTGCCTGGTCACGTGACAAGACCAACGTCTAACGTGCGTCCAAGAGGCTCTACACTTTGCGGGAAGAGCACAGGCATCGGCAGCAGACCGTATCCAAGAAAGCAACCTTACTCCAAGTGGAATGGTTAGTATGTAAAATAACTACTGTAGCCTAGTTATCTTTTTGGGAATTTTTAATACCCAAAAGCTTGCAGATAATTTGTTGACGCAGCTTTTATTTCCGTCTAATTCGTTATTCCGTTATTGTTTGAACCTGTGCATGGTGTTAATACATGCTTATGctaacactagctagctagctactcaaAAAGTGTCAGCTGAATGTTAAAGTTAACTTAGTGTTAACAGTCTGAGGACGGCTCACATACCGGCGAGTTTGCTCGACTGTATCATTTATAAAATAGTCATTTTACGCAATAGAAAAGCGATTCAACCGCTGTCGGGGCAAATTAGCAGTCGCTGTGGAGGTGTTTACGTTGTGGACACCCACAGTTGCTTGCAGCGCATTAATTCACTCGACCCATCCTTGGccgctctctttttccctctcactctcaggCCGGCTACACACTGGCTGCGTCGCGTGAGCGTGTCAGCTGCGTGGCGTGTCCGTTTATATTTAGGCTTCCATGTTAAAAGGTTAGAGCTTACACACTGCCTGCTAGAAATAGGACCGACGGCTAAATAAAAGAGGAAAAGATGTTTATATGTCATTTTGACACGAATACATATTAATAAATGGCATGTTGATGTTTGAAAGTCTCGAGGTTTTGACATAAATGCAGATAT
The genomic region above belongs to Osmerus eperlanus chromosome 11, fOsmEpe2.1, whole genome shotgun sequence and contains:
- the slc46a1 gene encoding proton-coupled folate transporter isoform X2, yielding MDDSDTTAILPDDTLSYRNDETSGKDSFNHHDEAEEEKSSPRPPFACPLSVSVEPVLFLSMFSLALQMPLSTQYLWDRISEDLGYNGSKAEGCGNTSRIPDPLEKEVETMTAHWNLYINLGGFTVGLFVVTLLGSWSDLRGRRPVLILPSLGMALQASIYLLVMYLKLPVAWFLLGRLLSGLSGDFNTLLAGCFAYVADTSDRGSRTFRVAVLEACLGLAGMLASIIGGQWRKAQGYINPFWLVLATNLASALYAYLFVPESVTPDSSAKLFTPRHHRAVYCLFSIEGSTNQIDGKFHRYKLWLYTLCFFIVVTVHFGSRELFVLYELSAPLCWGPGLIGYGSAALHLTYLSSLLGLKVMQRCLEDTWIAMVGLASNIAGLVVISVANTTVLMFTGYGVCCLAMASTPVLRSKLSKLVGPSEQGALFASVACVEELCSLVASGVFNSLYPATLHLMKGFPFLFAAILLLIPAGIMG
- the slc46a1 gene encoding proton-coupled folate transporter isoform X1 yields the protein MDDSDTTAILPDDTLSYRNDETSGKDSFNHHDEAEEEKSSPRPPFACPLSVSVEPVLFLSMFSLALQMPLSTQYLWDRISEDLGYNGSKAEGCGNTSRIPDPLEKEVETMTAHWNLYINLGGFTVGLFVVTLLGSWSDLRGRRPVLILPSLGMALQASIYLLVMYLKLPVAWFLLGRLLSGLSGDFNTLLAGCFAYVADTSDRGSRTFRVAVLEACLGLAGMLASIIGGQWRKAQGYINPFWLVLATNLASALYAYLFVPESVTPDSSAKLFTPRHHRAVYCLFSIEGSTNQIDGKFHRYKLWLYTLCFFIVVTVHFGSRELFVLYELSAPLCWGPGLIGYGSAALHLTYLSSLLGLKVMQRCLEDTWIAMVGLASNIAGLVVISVANTTVLMFTGYGVCCLAMASTPVLRSKLSKLVGPSEQGALFASVACVEELCSLVASGVFNSLYPATLHLMKGFPFLFAAILLLIPAGIMGILEFQSQRRDTRDDSTTS